One window of Triplophysa rosa linkage group LG10, Trosa_1v2, whole genome shotgun sequence genomic DNA carries:
- the cep170ba gene encoding LOW QUALITY PROTEIN: centrosomal protein of 170 kDa protein B (The sequence of the model RefSeq protein was modified relative to this genomic sequence to represent the inferred CDS: substituted 1 base at 1 genomic stop codon): MSVTSWFLVSSSGTRHRLPREMIFVGREDCELMLQSRSVDKQHAVINYDASTDEHLVKDLGSLNGTFVNDLRIPDQTYISLKLSDVIRFGYDSHIYILERSQHKVPEEALKHEKYTSQLQLSHETLEPKKRTHTDERHVKPDKTERKNITDPSISRPTPLYGQPSWWGDNDEDFKGQRRDPNGHEHHSENQKEGFGCDVHTSPEELQDGQGKSIYSYRKEPSYFEIPTKEIQSKPKTGALEVQEIPTKDTDNKAPPTPPVVQGHASFTIEFDQQTPGKMKIKDHVSKLSIRQRKNPGKESIAMLPEVMSLENKVADWLVQSDASMLGNRDVHSVSEDHYNKTFKDEVEPEETNLSGTPRIVPPHSVTPPEEHDYPVNYTPESKSQEKQDPQQAFVIEFFDDSQRKKRSQSFTNNISSPDFQSALKNKLDKRKGTNTSTGYNPPTQQFTIPLKGSDGSQRAGSLRREKSEIRMSTSDFSSRSTGKPFRSVGRRSKLAQDFARELQKISKTASASTWKHNSSESNLNATSEISTENGDSPVTHHSLPTTSHSNSHYLNQTLSTSLYQPSTPPNSSSLHMEDDTVDVKATGPKQEEEDSLSDAGTYTIEAEGPDKDIVEARSMIDQVFGVADSSQTSTFKPIAGHTEGNDSLLNENSSSPKLGQTDHNDTAKSPVQIQSMKSLTPVGTRWVSRWASLADSYTDSGPASGLFDIPTQVDLANGVMLNRSAENSEVVQGTRARRVLPPVPSDKIETPLPAILVQSDSYMTERTSHVQKQRWDPQKLSVQDDLDPDSLSDASKSDDGSVVEQYKHSPVRTGGIRSYKTLANEDEATKDQDSSPKFSTATVTRQNAKLSKNNLSPPNIDDQSKVPSERTENSLSLFRQESYTKVGPSNDIQLSRLPHISSQPSNNERETLEAFKGVTGQDTQSYLKDTEDVLAVLEAKILEQQQGVNVRTNPEDSPSGESDIDTSSTVSEKNAYNSVPRKPVVLRGLLRDKSAPKTSEDSLSKKSQSSVNDNSDKADPSKRFQLRRNLTSLDFGLGHQSSPAPLRSDAVSDQESSSLPYKKYTVPLQRENSSKSKSKVNQALARSNSLSAPRPTRASVLRRARLGEASDNEGTETDRMSQNSDSNPSANKVTQETKKLSRLDILALPRKRTGSFTTPSDTESSAGRTGFSNQSTESSNTVRKASVPDPKALLRKTSAPPNRXPIVRGRSSSAKYASSTASSRRRQKGSDYASTSEDEYESNHSTPKYKRSHHSGAQQNPKTHPPGPVRAVPRQRDSEGEGHESDAFHNWTSHSAEIARLSQDLAKDLAILAREIHDVAGDTESQNASVETMAPAISAHEELRHQIPETSLTFPKESSGSALSDEAVSYQDLRQQRQDEVSLSDVMLNPVTQVSLAIRENTEELTDKIKALFHDKTDILEEIDARVNAADDSPPFKTPNKEVASILKELRRVQRQLEVINTIMDPRGNPDLSKTFPTAVSSPAAVRSSRSSLRDLRSSHRGGGPTPSARRTFRSSDRNGSIV; this comes from the exons ATGAGCGTGACATCATGGTTCCTCGTGAGCAGCTCCGGCACACGCCACCGCTTGCCACGGGAGATGATCTTTGTTGGCCGAGAAGACTGTGAACTGATGCTACAG TCTCGCAGTGTGGATAAACAGCACGCTGTCATCAACTATGACGCGTCCACGGATGAACATCTGGTCAAAGACTTGGGCAGTCTCAACGGG ACCTTCGTGAATGACCTTCGAATCCCCGATCAAACATACATCAGCCTGAAGCTCTCTGATGTCATTCGCTTTGGATATGAT TCACATATATACATTCTGGAGAGAAGCCAACACAAAGTGCCCGAGGAAGCCCTCAAG CATGAAAAATACACAAGTCAGCTACAGCTGAGTCACGAGACGCTGGAACCCAAGAAACGCACCCATACAGATGAAAGACATGTTAAGCCAGACAAAACTGAACGGAAAAACATCACAG ATCCGTCCATCTCCAGACCCACTCCTCTATACGGTCAGCCGTCCTGGTGGGGCGATAATGATGAAGATTTTAAAGGTCAGCGGCGTGACCCAAACGGTCATGAGCATCACTCAG AAAACCAAAAGGAAGGCTTCGGATGTGATGTGCATACATCTCCAGAAGAACTTCAAGATGGACAAGGAAAGTCTATTTATTCTTACCGGAAGGAACCAAGCTACTTTGAGATCCCTACAAAGGAAATCCAGTCAAAGCCCAAAACTGGAGCTCTGGAAGTTCAGGAGATACCCACAAAAGACACAGACAATAAAGCTCCTCCCACACCGCCAGTGGTGCAGGGTCATGCCTCCTTCACCATCGAGTTTGATCAGCAAACCCCTGGAAAGATGAAAATCAAAGACCACGTCTCAAAGCTCTCCATCCGTCAGCGCAAGAATCCCGGCAAGGAGTCAATAGCCATGCTTCCCGAAGTGATGTCGTTGGAAAACAAAGTTGCCGATTGGTTGGTGCAGAGTGATGCGAGCATGCTGGGTAATCGAGATGTTCACTCTGTGTCAGAGGACCACTACAACAAGACTTTCAAAG ATGAGGTGGAACCAGAAGAAACAAATCTTTCAGGGACTCCTAGGATTGTCCCGCCACATTCTGTCACCCCTCCAGAGGAACATGATTACCCTGTTAACTACACTCCAGAGTCCAAAAGCCAAGAGAAACAAGACCCTCAGCAAGCTTTTGTGATCGAGTTTTTTGACGATAGTCAACGGAAAAAACGTTCACAGTCGTTCACCAATAACATATCGTCTCCTGACTTTCAATCTGCTCTTAAAAATAAGTTGGATAAACGAaaaggtacaaacacatctacTGGTTATAATCCACCTACTCAACAGTTCACCATTCCTCTCAAAGGCTCTGATGGCTCTCAGAGGGCTGGATCCCTCCGACGAGAGAAGAGTGAAATCCGGATGAGCACTTCTGATTTTTCCTCCCGCTCGACAGGAAAACCTTTCAGAAGCGTGGGCCGCAGGTCTAAACTAGCGCAGGACTTTGCAAGAGAGTTGCAGAAAATTTCAAAAACAGCTTCTGCATCTACGTGGAAGCACAACTCTAGTGAATCAAATCTAAATGCCACATCAGAGATTTCAACAGAGAATGGTGATTCCCCAGTGACGCATCATAGTCTTCCTACCACATCTCATTCAAATTCTCATTACCTGAATCAGACGCTTTCAACATCGCTTTACCAACCGTCAACACCTCCAAACTCTTCATCGTTACACATGGAGGACGACACTGTAGATGTCAAAGCTACGGGTCCCAAGCAGGAGGAGGAAGACAGTTTAAGTGATGCGGGAACCTACACCATTGAAGCAGAGGGACCTGACAAAGACATTGTGGAGGCACGAAGCATGATCGATCAG GTGTTTGGTGTTGCCGACAGCAGCCAAACCTCAACATTTAAACCTATAGCTGGTCACACTGAGGGCAATGATAGTCTTCTCAATGAGAATAGCTCAAGCCCAAAACTGGGCCAGACAGACCATAATGACACAGCCAAGAGTCCTGTACAG ATACAGTCGATGAAGTCATTGACACCTGTAGGCACTAGGTGGGTTTCTCGATGGGCTAGCTTGGCCGACAGCTATACAGATTCTGGTCCTGCGTCAGGACTGTTTGATATCCCAACACAGGTTGATCTTGCCAACGGAG TTATGCTTAACCGAAGCGCTGAGAACTCAGAAGTGGTCCAAGGTACCAGAGCCAGACGGGTTCTCCCTCCGGTTCCTTCCGACAAGATTGAGACTCCGCTGCCCGCAATACTTGTCCAGTCTGACTCTTACATGACTGAGAGGACTTCACACGTTCAAAAGCAAAGGTGGGATCCCCAAAAACTGAGTGTCCAAGATGATCTGGACCCGGACAGCCTGAGTGATGCCAGTAAGTCTGATGATGGTTCTGTGGTTGAGCAGTACAAACACAGTCCTGTCAGAACTGGAGGGATCCGCTCTTACAAGACCTTAGCAAATGAAGATGAGGCTACGAAAGACCAAGATTCATCTCCTAAGTTCTCTACAGCTACTGTCACAAGACAGAATGCCAAGCTCAGCAAGAACAACCTTTCACCACCCAACATTGATGATCAAAGCAAGGTGCCATCTGAGAGGACAGAaaattcactttcacttttcagaCAGGAAAGTTACACCAAAGTAGGACCCAGTAATGACATCCAGTTATCCAGATTGCCTCATATATCTAGTCAACCTTCTAACAATGAAAGAGAGACCTTAGAAGCTTTTAAAGGTGTGACCGGTCAAGACACTCAGTCTTACCTCAAAGACACTGAAGACGTTCTAGCTGTCCTGGAAGCCAAGATTCTGGAGCAGCAACAAGGAGTTAATGTTCGCACCAATCCTGAGGATTCTCCATCTGGGGAATCAGATATAGATACCTCCAGTACAGTCAGTGAAAAAAACGCTTACAATTCTGTGCCCAGGAAACCAGTGGTCCTCCGAGGACTCTTAAGAGACAAATCAGCCCCAAAGACATCTGAAGACTCCTTGTCTAAAAAGAGCCAGTCCAGTGTGAACGACAACAGCGATAAAGCAGATCCGAGCAAGCGTTTTCAGCTTCGTCGAAACCTCACTTCTTTAGACTTCGGATTAGGTCATCAAAGTTCCCCAGCACCTCTCAGATCTGATGCAGTCTCGGATCAAGAATCAAGTTCCTTACCTTACAAAAAGTACACTGTTCCCCTTCAGAGGGAGAACTCGAGCAAGTCCAAAAGCAAGGTAAACCAAGCCCTAGCTCGCTCTAACAGCCTCTCCGCTCCGAGACCCACACGAGCTTCGGTGCTTCGCCGTGCACGTTTGGGTGAAGCCTCTGACAATGAAGGTACAGAAACCGACCGCATGTCTCAGAACTCGGACAGCAACCCCTCTGCCAACAAAGTCACCCAAGAGACCAAAAAGCTTTCACGACTGGACATCTTAGCATTACCCAGAAAGAGGACGGGCTCTTTTACTACACCCAGTGACACGGAGTCTTCCGCAGGTCGAACAGGCTTTTCAAACCAGAGTACAGAGTCGAGTAACACTGTACGGAAAGCTTCAGTTCCAGACCCCAAAGCTCTTCTGCGGAAGACTTCGGCACCTCCAAACAGATAACCCATCGTCCGTGGACGCTCCAGTAGTGCCAAATACGCCAGCAGCACTGCCA GCTCCAGGAGACGTCAGAAGGGTTCAGACTACGCCTCCACCTCGGAGGACGAGTACGAGTCTAACCATAGCACCCCTAAATACAAACGCTCCCATCATTCAGGGGCCCAGCAGAACCCCAAAACCCATCCGCCAGGTCCGGTGCGAGCGGTACCCAGGCAGAGAGACTCTGAGGGTGAGGGACATGAGAGCGACGCCTTCCATAACTGGACGTCTCACAGCGCTGAGATCGCCAG gTTGAGTCAGGACCTAGCTAAAGATCTGGCCATTCTGGCTCGAGAGATTCACGATGTCGCTGGAGACACTGAATCTCAGAACGCTTCTGTGGAGACAATGGCACCTGCAATATCTGCCCACGAAGAG TTGCGGCATCAGATTCCTGAAACCAGTCTGACTTTCCCTAAAGAATCTTCAGGTTCTGCGTTGAGTGATGAGGCTGTTAGTTATCAAGACCTCCGACAGCAGAGACAAGATGAG GTTTCGTTGAGCGATGTCATGTTAAATCCAGTGACGCAGGTTTCACTCGCTATTCGGGAGAACACAGAGGAACTTACAGACAAAATCAA GGCTTTGTTTCATGATAAGACGGATATTTTGGAAGAGATTGATGCGAGAGTCAATGCTGCTGA